The stretch of DNA aatttgaaaaagaaaaacttacaatCTTGCCATTATTGTTTGCTTCTGTGATTTTTTCTTCCCATTTCTCGATTCTGCTTACCGGATGGACCTTACCTTTGGACCCGTGTTGGCTTCGGGTTTgagtcttgtttttgttgttgttgttgctgcagcAGCAGCATATACATGACCATAACTGTAAACACATATATGGACACATACTCTTCATTTTATTTCTGAAGATATGGCAATTAATGAAACATTAAACTGTTACAAGATTGGAACATTCAAGGATTTTTTCATTGTGGGGAAAAAGAATTAGATTACCTTTCTACAACAAGGTGTTCTTGCACAACGATTTCCCATCAACTCTTTACACAATCAAATCCAAATTTGCTTCTCATTGGCTCAGCATTCACACCCTGAATCAAATTTCATCAGGccaaaacaaacatcaaaaccGTTATGTTTCAATAATCTTGAAAAAAGAAAGGTTCAAACGACCTATCTCATATAAGAGGTTAATTTGTGACCTTGATCGAATATATGTatggaaaaaaagaagggaTTTGAGAGAGTTTATTATTAACCTTTAAATCCTTTCAAATTAGGTGTTTTGGTGTTCTTGTATTGAGAACAGTTTGAACCCTAAAGACAAGAGATTCAAAGAACACAATTTTCTGTAGAGGATTCAGAAGGTAAAACAAGAAGAATTCATCAGATAAGGGAGGGAGTCACAAGAAGATTCGATAGAAGCAATGAGAAACGTATATTTGGTACTTCGTTGGAAAACTATATCTTCTTGATGATGCAGGTGGTTTTGATGAACCATAATAACAGCTTGCTAATTTTGTAAAATGGTGAAATTGGTCAAAGACCACATGGATATGATAAGTCTCATACAGCCTTGActcttttgaattatttattggTTTCGTTTATGTTTAAACCGGTACTTAACGGAATGACAAAAACATTACCCTTCTTCTAGCCAAAACCGGTTTACATAGGATAAAATGCAGCTTTTCTtctgaaaaattataaaccctgAAACAGTAAAGTACTCCGAAATTTATTCTGCAAAAGTTTGAAAGTTAGGGTTTTACACAGATTTGTGGTGATGTTCTATATCCACTGAAGATGTTAAGTTTGTGTGCATGTCTGATAGGACCAACTAAGAACTCGGTTTTCCGAGCTTCTCAAGTTCTTCACGCTCCTTTCTTTCCGCTTCTTCAAGTTCAATTTCTTCACGCTCCTTTCTTTCGGCTTCTTCAAGTTCCATTTCTTCACGCTCCTTTCTTTCCGCTTCTTCAAGTTCAATTTCTTCACGCTGCTTTCTTTCGGCTTCTTGAAGTTCTCTTTCggcgtcttcttcctcttcaattcTGTCAAGATTATCAAACTCTTTGGTAGCAGCCATTGCTTTCACCACAGGATCTCTTAACTCAGAGATCAAACCACCACCGACTCTGtactcttcttcatcaccaataAGGAATAAGCGTTGATCAGGACCAGACGCCATTGGAATATCCACTGCCAGTAGCTTCATATCATACTGAGAAAAAACAGACATCAACATCAGAAATACACCAAAACTCGCAGAGAGGTTCAGATACCGATATCTTTTACAGTTAGAACAGAAACCGAGTCAAAGAAGCAAATGAAGAATAAATAACCAACCAAAGCAAATAATAAGATACACCCTAGGTTTTGTTATAGAGAACCCCAAACCTCACCAAAATATTCAAGACCATAAAAATCACTAGTTAAAGTGGCATTGTTAATGAACTCTTTACTAAAAGCACCTAACATGTTTACATGGCTTATTTTGAAGGTAACCTGGGAAAACTTTCTGGAACAGATTACTAACAATAATAGTGATAACAATGTGATCAATCTAAGAAGAATGTTCTTTGCGTAGAGGGAATGTAGAGAAAGCAAAAACCtggcctttcttcttcttgacttcGACACTAACGAGGCCCTTTCTCTCAGAACCTTGAACCGGGAATAGGAGAAAGCAACGCTTGTTCCTAATTGATGGCTTAAATTTCTTGAATGTTATGCCACCACCTGACATCACATAAGCACGCAAATCTGATCCTGCCAGAGGAGCACCCATAACTTCAAGAACATCAGCCGCCGTATTGAGCTTCCTCATGGTGATCCTATAGACTTTATCGGGATTGATCGTGAACCTTGCGCGAAGGTATAAACCCTAGTAATAGATATATATCATGAGAAGTTATAACTCTATTAAGATCAGAGAAGGATAATGTAATGATAACAAACCAAAGTTAACAACAACAATTCTTGATAGAAAGTTGAAGGCTATAAAGATGAACAAAGCAATACAGTTTGCAAAGGAAGATTCACACTTAAACTATGTCACAGCTCTGAGTTCAGAGACCCACCACTGAATCAATCCAAAGTTGTATATCTCAAAGTTCGAGTTAATGCCAGAGTTATCAGAGATAAGCACAGAGAGAGGCTAAAACTTACAGCAAATGCAACAATGGCAGAGGAGAGAGCAAGGAAGCCGTACTTGGTCATTCCCTCAGAGAGACCCACGAATGTGCTAGCAATTCCAAACATGATCCTCCacaagaaaatacaaacaaacacaGCTCCTGCTCCAAACACCAAAAGGTTATTATTCTTCCAAAACGCGTCAACGTGCAACCCTAAAGCCATTCTGTATCTAGCAAACGTCGAACTAACAGCTTGGATTGGCTTGTCAACAACCTTCCTAGCGAAATTCCCATCGATTTTTCTAAACCCAGAGCTCGAAAACAATCTAAAAGCCGATGCAAAGTTCATATTCACACGGGGCTTAACCAAGGCTACGCCACAATTCTGCAAACTAGGTACGAGCTTAGGACTTGATAGAATCTGTGACAATCCCACATTTTTCGAAGTGGGTTTGGACAAAAAGCTGTGGAAACAAGTCTTAGGCTGAAGCTGAGAAACCCCATTCGAAGGAAGAATCTGGGAAAAGCCAAAGTTTTTCGATATGGGTCTCGACGAAAAGGTGTGGAAACCGGAGTTAGGTTGAAGCTGAGAAACCCCATTTGAAGGAAGAGCCGGAGAAGACAAAGCGGAGAGCTTTGAACGGCACGTTGCTGTGACCACGTTAACTCGACTGTAATGCGATTGAACAAGTCTGTGAATTGCTTTGAAATCGGAGGGTTTCACCATCtctttttctagggttttagatCGAATCGTAGACAAAGGGTTTcaccaaaaactatataatctcCCTCCTTTAGATTGAGAAAATGCAAGCGAGATAGAGTTCGATTTATGGATCAACGAGTCAGAGCTTGTTGCTTTGATGCCTCGGAGTCAAAACCCGTCACCGGAGCTGATGCTACGATGATGACCGAATTGAAGAAATATAGGCCGGGTTGGGCCTGGTCCAGGTTAAGCCCATTAAGCTAATACGAATTTTTAatctaaactatatatatactttacttGTATTAGAAATAAAGTTTAATTGTATATGACGACAGTTGACTAACACAATACCTAcaacgaattaaaaaaaaaaaaaaaaaaattctgaaattttctacgaagattaataaaaaatcaaacaagttaGTATACAGAGACCGAGACGAACCTTCTCTCATAGCGAAGTCATTGATTTGAGGAGAAAGGTAGAAGATTATAGCATCAGGGATCGAGATTCGTTCGTCTATTGAAGCAGCATTATCGATTTTTAAaagatcgttgtttgatttcttCGCGCTTCGGTGAGGATTTTGTTCATCTTCATTGTGCTTTGTGTTCGAATCAAACACAAAGTTGTTTTGATCGGAATCTGAAAATTGTGGTTGCTGTGTGTGTTATGTATTGTTTCTCAGGCGATTGTTGGAATGGAGATTGTATACGAAATTGGAATTGTGGATCCTTTGTTAGGATTTAGGAGTATGAACTTCTCGGTGGTTTTGTTGTTCGTAATGTGTGATGAATACTGAACAGATAGGGTTTTTAGGTCATTGAGGTTTGATCAATTGTCGAATTTGATTTCTTACATGGTTTCCTTTTGGAGATTTTTCTTAGTATGGAAGTGATTTTTGGATACATTTGACTGGTGGTATTCTCTATATTGTCACTAGTCTGTCATATcttagagaagagagagcttGTTCATCTGTTGGCACTTTGCGTTGAATTAGCTTAAGTTTCTATTAAGGAATTGTATTAGTCTTTGTTGGAATCAGATTCTGAAGCGTTTCAGTGTTGTATAGTCGCtgctttgagtttgtgtttgattgGCATGACACATACTCTTGAAGTTTAGTCGTTCAGCTCCATTGTTTGGATTTTCTGGACAGTGTGTTATATGAAGTGAGATCAATCTtaaaaattcttctttcttggttATTGATTTCAGCTTGTGACAATTGCAACGCTTCACATATTAAAAGGGAAAATGGACTCCCATAAGAACCTCCAGCCAGGTGGTTATGACTCCCGGAATACCTTCATTTCAAGCTCTCGTGGGCCTCCAGAGCCAGATTTTGGTGAAAGTGACGAAGCAGAGTTGGTTTCTGTTTCTTGGAATCAGGATTACAGCTGTTTTGCTGCTGGCACGAGCCATGGTTTTCGTATATATAATTGCCAACCTTTCAAGGAAACTTTCAGGCGAGAGCTCAAGGATGGAGGGTTTAAAATTGTAGAGATGCTTTTCCGGAGTAATATCTTGGCCCTTGTTGGTGGTGGACCTAACTCTCAGTACCCTTCTAATAAAGTCTTGATTTGGGATGATCATCAGAGCCGCTGCATCAGTGAATTTTCTTTTCGTTCGGAAATTCGTGCAGTGAAGTTAAGAAGAGATcgaattgttgttgttcttgagcaCAAGATATACGTCTACAATTTCCTGGATCTAAGACTTCTTCATCAGATTGAAAATCTGGCAAATCCAAGGGGTTTATGTTGCCTCTCTCATCATATGAATACATCTGTGCTGGCCTGTCCAGGTATTCGTCGAGGACAGGTCCGAGTTGAACATTTTGGGCTTAACATGGTTCAAATCATTAATGCTCATGATTCTAATATCGCGTGCATGACCATGACATTGGAT from Camelina sativa cultivar DH55 chromosome 9, Cs, whole genome shotgun sequence encodes:
- the LOC104712304 gene encoding uncharacterized protein LOC104712304 is translated as MVKPSDFKAIHRLVQSHYSRVNVVTATCRSKLSALSSPALPSNGVSQLQPNSGFHTFSSRPISKNFGFSQILPSNGVSQLQPKTCFHSFLSKPTSKNVGLSQILSSPKLVPSLQNCGVALVKPRVNMNFASAFRLFSSSGFRKIDGNFARKVVDKPIQAVSSTFARYRMALGLHVDAFWKNNNLLVFGAGAVFVCIFLWRIMFGIASTFVGLSEGMTKYGFLALSSAIVAFAGLYLRARFTINPDKVYRITMRKLNTAADVLEVMGAPLAGSDLRAYVMSGGGITFKKFKPSIRNKRCFLLFPVQGSERKGLVSVEVKKKKGQYDMKLLAVDIPMASGPDQRLFLIGDEEEYRVGGGLISELRDPVVKAMAATKEFDNLDRIEEEEDAERELQEAERKQREEIELEEAERKEREEMELEEAERKEREEIELEEAERKEREELEKLGKPSS
- the LOC104712305 gene encoding autophagy-related protein 18d isoform X1; this encodes MDSHKNLQPGGYDSRNTFISSSRGPPEPDFGESDEAELVSVSWNQDYSCFAAGTSHGFRIYNCQPFKETFRRELKDGGFKIVEMLFRSNILALVGGGPNSQYPSNKVLIWDDHQSRCISEFSFRSEIRAVKLRRDRIVVVLEHKIYVYNFLDLRLLHQIENLANPRGLCCLSHHMNTSVLACPGIRRGQVRVEHFGLNMVQIINAHDSNIACMTMTLDGLLLATASTKGTLIRIFNTMDGTRLQEVRRGVDRADIYSIALSPNVQWLAVSSDKGTVHIFSLRVRVIREDANSTEHETSSNSLQSLVSPASGANPGSSLSFLRGVLPKYFSSEWSFSQFHVPEVSQYFAAFGAQNTIAIIGMDGSFYRCNFDPVNGGEMTQLEHSRFLNS
- the LOC104712305 gene encoding autophagy-related protein 18d isoform X2; this translates as MDSHKNLQPGGYDSRNTFISSSRGPPEPDFGESDEAELVSVSWNQDYSCFAAGTSHGFRIYNCQPFKETFRRELKDGGFKIVEMLFRSNILALVGGGPNSQYPSNKVLIWDDHQSRCISEFSFRSEIRAVKLRRDRIVVVLEHKIYVYNFLDLRLLHQIENLANPRGLCCLSHHMNTSVLACPGIRRGQVRVEHFGLNMVQIINAHDSNIACMTMTLDGLLLATASTKGTLIRIFNTMDGTRLQEVRRGVDRADIYSIALSPNVQWLAVSSDKGTVHIFSLRVRVIREDANSTEHETSSNSLQSLVSPASGANPGVLPKYFSSEWSFSQFHVPEVSQYFAAFGAQNTIAIIGMDGSFYRCNFDPVNGGEMTQLEHSRFLNS